In Gallus gallus isolate bGalGal1 chromosome 6, bGalGal1.mat.broiler.GRCg7b, whole genome shotgun sequence, a single genomic region encodes these proteins:
- the LOC770890 gene encoding lipase member M-like yields the protein MWLLLVALGLAQGLADAIPRGELSHKNPEQFMNISEKIHFQGYPSEEYDVLTDDGYFLSVNRIPHGRGNTGDSGSRSPVLIVHGFSLDGGDWVDNLPDSSLGFILADAGYDVWIGNCRGNSWSQRHLNLSVDQEEFWDFSFHEMAMYDVPAMVNFILQHTGQEKLFYIGHAQGNSLGFIAFSSMPHLAEKINLFFALAPLYTFHHVEGPVLKIAFLPDTLLKIIFGTKQLTLVGRKERAILAKTCSDTLIAEVCENEIFLIGGYNKKNLNVSRLDVYLAHFPDYTSVKTLLHWGQTAKTGEFKQFDYGKKNQEKYNQTTPPFYKIEDMTVPTALWSGGQDWVNPPPETHRLLFRITNIIHHEHFPDWNHFDHHWGKDAPQRMYRQIVNLMDKNS from the exons ATGTGGCTGCTGTTGGTGGCCCTGGGCCTGGCCCAGGGGTTGGCTGATGCCATCCCACGTGGAGAACTGAGCCATAAAAACCCTGAGCAGTTCATGAACATT AGTGAGAAGATCCACTTCCAAGGGTACCCCAGTGAGGAGTATGATGTGCTGACTGACGATGGCTATTTCCTCAGTGTGAACCGGATTCCCCATGGCAGAGGCAACACTGGGGACTCAG GATCCAGGTCACCTGTGCTGATAGTGCATGGGTTCAGCTTAGATGGCGGTGACTGGGTGGACAATCTCCCTGATAGCAGCCTGGGCTTCATCCTGGCTGATGCAGGGTATGATGTATGGATTGGAAACTGCCGGGGTAACAGCTGGTCCCAGAGGCACCTGAACCTCTCTGTCGACCAGGAGGAGTTTTGGGACTTCAG CTTTCACGAGATGGCCATGTATGATGTCCCAGCCATGGTGAACTTCATCCTGCAGCACACCGGGCAGGAGAAACTATTCTACATTGGCCATGCTCAGGGCAACTCTCTGG GTTTCATAGCATTTTCAAGCATGCCACACCTGGCTGAGAAAATCAACCTGTTCTTTGCTTTGGCTCCTCTTTACACTTTTCATCATGTTGAAGGCCCTGTGTTAAAGATTGCATTTTTACCAGACACACTGTTGAAG ATAATATTTGGAACAAAACAACTGACCctggtgggaaggaaggagagagccATTCTTGCTAAGACATGCAGCGACACACTAATAGCTGAAGTCTGCGAAAATGAGATCTTCCTTATTGGTGGATACAACAAGAAGAACTTGAATGTA agtcGGCTGGATGTATACCTAGCTCATTTTCCAGACTATACATCAGTAAAAACTCTTCTCCACTGGGGACAG ACTGCCAAAACTGGGGAGTTCAAGCAGTTTGACTACGGGAAAAAGAATCAGGAGAAGTACAACCAG ACCACCCCGCCCTTCTACAAGATAGAAGACATGACAGTGCCGACTGCTCTGTGGAGCGGTGGGCAGGACTGGGTGAACCCACCTCCAGAGACCCATCGCTTGCTCTTCCGTATCACCAACATCATCCACCATGAGCACTTCCCTGACTGGAACCACTTTGACCACCACTGGGGTAAGGATGCCCCACAGCGCATGTACAGACAGATTGTCAATCTGATGGATAAAAATTCATGA